One stretch of Methanobacterium veterum DNA includes these proteins:
- the cbiT gene encoding precorrin-6Y C5,15-methyltransferase (decarboxylating) subunit CbiT, whose protein sequence is MISDDEFITHKDVPGPTKEEIRCLVMCKSRVSPDDIVVDIGCGTGGLTLEFAKRSRLVYAVDKNLDALNTTEKNLKKHNLDKKVHFIHSDALEALKDIETFDILMIGGSGGDLPLLIEEGYQKLTQNGKIVVTSILLETPVEAVETMKKFQMDIDIVDVSISKGRIMKRGTMMLARNPITIVTGKKN, encoded by the coding sequence ATGATTTCGGATGATGAATTTATAACTCACAAAGATGTACCTGGACCAACCAAAGAAGAAATAAGATGCCTTGTTATGTGCAAATCAAGGGTATCGCCAGATGATATTGTAGTTGATATAGGCTGTGGAACAGGAGGGTTAACTTTAGAATTTGCTAAAAGGTCACGTCTTGTTTATGCAGTGGATAAAAATTTAGATGCACTAAATACAACAGAAAAAAACCTTAAAAAACATAACCTGGATAAAAAAGTACATTTTATCCATAGTGATGCCCTTGAAGCCTTGAAAGACATTGAAACCTTTGATATTTTGATGATTGGGGGAAGTGGTGGAGATTTGCCTCTTTTAATAGAAGAAGGCTACCAGAAACTCACACAAAACGGGAAAATAGTGGTTACTTCAATTTTACTTGAAACCCCTGTTGAAGCGGTTGAAACTATGAAGAAATTCCAGATGGATATTGATATAGTTGATGTATCCATTTCAAAGGGACGTATCATGAAAAGAGGAACTATGATGCTTGCAAGGAACCCTATAACTATTGTTACTGGCAAAAAAAATTGA
- a CDS encoding UbiX family flavin prenyltransferase, which produces MIVVAITGASGVIYGVRLLEVLKELNIDTALVITDPAKIILKYELNMEEEKLKELTGIIYDPKDLTASINSGSFRFNSMVIAPCTMKTISAIANGYANNAITRSADVVLKERRKLVIVPRETPLRSVHLENMLKISREGGIILPAMPGFYHNPENIDDLCNFVVGKILDVLEIDNHLFKRWHNDNP; this is translated from the coding sequence ATGATTGTAGTTGCTATTACAGGTGCAAGTGGTGTGATTTACGGAGTAAGGCTTCTTGAGGTATTAAAGGAACTAAATATAGATACTGCTCTTGTAATAACCGATCCTGCCAAAATAATCCTTAAATATGAACTTAATATGGAAGAAGAAAAATTAAAAGAATTAACAGGCATAATTTATGATCCGAAGGATCTTACAGCTTCTATTAACAGCGGGTCGTTTAGATTCAATTCCATGGTCATAGCCCCATGTACAATGAAGACAATTTCTGCAATAGCAAATGGATATGCAAATAATGCCATAACAAGATCTGCAGATGTGGTACTTAAAGAAAGAAGAAAATTAGTAATTGTACCTCGTGAAACACCCCTTAGATCAGTTCACCTCGAAAATATGCTTAAAATAAGCAGGGAAGGAGGCATAATTCTCCCAGCTATGCCTGGTTTTTATCATAATCCAGAAAATATTGATGATCTATGTAATTTTGTTGTTGGAAAAATCTTAGATGTCCTGGAAATTGATAATCACCTGTTTAAACGATGGCATAATGACAACCCCTAA
- a CDS encoding HD domain-containing protein — MKNIRDSVHGNLYLDEFEIKLVDTPQIQRLRRIKQLGFTYLVYPGANHSRFEHSIGTMHVASKIADSVGLDEHTKKMIRSCALLHDIGHGPFSHVSEGVLDTPHEYQTSKVIKESEISDILSEMFDPKEIIDIIHGKGPLGHIISSELDADRMDYLVRDSYYTGVAYGMIDVERLVSSMKLEDSLVIGIKGIQAAESALIARYLMYPSVYQHHTTRIINSMFRRCMKWMFEADLVNSNTIYKYDDADITTIARSHDGQIKDIINRLDNRNLFKRVFTIKLSDLEEPKDVFKIKDKKLKKIELEIAADLGSHPEYTIIDIPEYPFFNEMRTQVSVGNECVKLNEISNLVSALKNMRFNYADICIYVPDEYAEKASKFPFEDYLELTMQKNIKDWL, encoded by the coding sequence TTGAAAAATATAAGGGATAGTGTCCATGGAAACCTTTATCTTGACGAATTCGAGATTAAACTGGTAGATACTCCTCAAATTCAGCGTTTAAGACGGATTAAACAGTTAGGATTTACTTACCTTGTTTATCCAGGTGCAAACCACTCTCGTTTTGAACATTCCATCGGGACAATGCACGTTGCATCTAAAATTGCAGACAGCGTTGGGCTAGATGAACATACCAAAAAAATGATCCGATCTTGTGCACTTCTACATGATATAGGACACGGCCCATTTTCACATGTATCAGAAGGTGTTCTCGATACTCCCCATGAATACCAAACATCTAAAGTTATTAAAGAATCAGAAATTTCAGATATTCTGTCTGAAATGTTCGATCCCAAAGAAATAATCGATATAATACATGGAAAAGGACCTCTGGGACATATAATAAGCAGTGAGCTGGATGCAGATAGAATGGACTATCTTGTAAGAGATTCTTACTATACTGGCGTTGCTTATGGGATGATCGACGTTGAAAGACTCGTATCTTCAATGAAACTCGAAGATAGCCTAGTTATTGGAATAAAAGGCATTCAAGCCGCTGAATCCGCTCTCATTGCAAGATACTTAATGTACCCCAGTGTCTATCAGCACCACACCACAAGAATAATAAATTCAATGTTTCGAAGATGCATGAAATGGATGTTTGAAGCAGATCTAGTTAATTCAAATACCATTTACAAATATGATGATGCAGACATTACTACAATTGCAAGATCTCATGATGGTCAAATTAAAGACATAATTAACAGGTTAGATAATCGAAATTTGTTTAAAAGAGTATTTACCATAAAACTCAGTGATTTAGAAGAACCAAAGGATGTTTTCAAGATCAAAGATAAGAAGCTCAAAAAAATTGAACTTGAAATCGCTGCAGATTTAGGTTCACATCCGGAGTATACAATAATCGATATCCCAGAATACCCCTTCTTTAATGAAATGAGAACCCAGGTATCTGTTGGGAATGAATGCGTAAAATTAAATGAAATATCAAATTTAGTGAGCGCCCTCAAAAATATGAGATTTAATTACGCAGATATCTGCATATATGTTCCAGATGAATATGCAGAAAAAGCTTCAAAATTCCCATTCGAGGATTATTTAGAGCTTACAATGCAAAAAAATATTAAAGATTGGCTATAA
- a CDS encoding molybdopterin synthase catalytic subunit: MALNVRVIKKDEELVTIPDLINQVKKNPKIDECGAVFSFEGIVRGKENETKVKKLNLSTPDIQKTEKELKEIIEYVKNKHGVTEIAAVHYVGEFYTGDSLLLVVVAGAHRGETVDALKESIERIKHDLEFKKEEFTDEGKNIIMSGG; encoded by the coding sequence ATGGCTCTAAATGTAAGGGTTATCAAAAAAGATGAAGAATTAGTTACAATTCCTGATCTTATAAATCAGGTTAAAAAGAATCCTAAAATTGATGAATGTGGGGCAGTATTTTCCTTTGAAGGCATAGTAAGGGGCAAAGAAAATGAAACTAAAGTTAAAAAGTTGAATTTAAGTACCCCCGATATTCAAAAAACCGAAAAGGAACTTAAAGAAATCATAGAATACGTTAAAAATAAACATGGAGTAACCGAAATAGCCGCAGTACATTATGTTGGAGAATTTTACACTGGAGACTCCCTTTTACTTGTAGTTGTAGCTGGAGCACACAGAGGCGAAACAGTAGATGCTCTTAAAGAATCAATAGAACGTATAAAACATGATCTTGAATTTAAAAAAGAAGAATTTACTGATGAAGGAAAAAACATCATTATGTCTGGAGGATAA
- a CDS encoding nicotinamide-nucleotide adenylyltransferase — protein sequence MRGLLVGRMQPVHNGHLQVIKSILKEVDEVIIGIGSAQLSHTLKDPFTAGERVMMLTKALSENGIHASKYYIIPIQDVACNSTWVAHVKMLTPPFKYIYSGNPLVQRLFIEAGNKVTEPPLFNRETYSGTEVRRRILLDEDWESLVPKSVVNVIGEIDGISRMKHLSKKEASELIQKI from the coding sequence TTGAGAGGATTACTTGTTGGAAGAATGCAGCCAGTTCATAATGGACATCTTCAAGTTATAAAAAGCATTCTCAAAGAAGTTGATGAAGTCATAATAGGTATTGGAAGTGCTCAGCTGAGCCATACCCTAAAGGATCCATTTACTGCAGGTGAAAGGGTAATGATGCTTACAAAGGCACTTAGTGAAAACGGAATTCATGCATCAAAATATTATATTATACCCATACAGGATGTAGCTTGCAATTCTACCTGGGTGGCCCATGTTAAAATGTTAACACCTCCCTTCAAATACATATATTCAGGTAATCCACTGGTTCAAAGACTTTTTATTGAAGCCGGGAACAAGGTCACAGAACCGCCACTGTTTAATCGTGAAACTTATTCTGGAACAGAAGTTAGAAGAAGGATACTTCTAGATGAAGATTGGGAATCACTTGTTCCCAAATCAGTTGTAAATGTTATTGGAGAAATTGATGGAATTTCAAGAATGAAACATCTATCTAAAAAAGAAGCTTCAGAATTAATACAAAAAATTTAA
- a CDS encoding DUF2795 domain-containing protein has translation MAQKRQKRFNVSPAQVEKSIKGTHFPAQKQDLIQRARENHANQDVLKVLENMPDKQFNSPVDISKAMGKM, from the coding sequence TTGGCACAAAAGCGGCAGAAAAGGTTTAATGTAAGCCCAGCACAGGTTGAAAAATCAATAAAGGGGACTCATTTTCCTGCACAAAAACAAGATTTAATTCAAAGAGCAAGGGAAAATCATGCTAATCAGGATGTTTTGAAAGTTTTAGAAAATATGCCTGATAAACAATTCAATTCCCCTGTAGATATAAGCAAAGCAATGGGAAAAATGTAA
- a CDS encoding ABC transporter ATP-binding protein: protein MIKVENLSKTYKIENGGEIKALNDINLNVEEGEIVGIIGMSGSGKTSLLRILRGVEPFDSGKITLDGIEVSPDSSPYYFAKLKKATAIHLQRSFGLWGETALQNVVRKLAGAKYGDESLQDVDDAVAEFGDQAKEILEIVGLGHKINHFAPVLSGGEKQRLIMARQLAKKPKVLLLDEPATMSCPRTKQEILDAIKNINKELGVTIVLVSHLPEVHRYLSDRLVLMENGEIIDEGSTEEIITKFMEPMEPAEPLAGPENIGDSIIKVNDLDKRFFLLKGGNTLQIKDVNFDIKKGEIVSLIGPSGAGKTVLLRMIAGLDAPDSGSILFKLDDNWVDMQDLGLERMNVRRKLGFMHQEFALTHYATIKDQIAARLGVKDEHVISKARKTAEELGISDKILDVLYQLTDLPEHEAKARLEKIELKPDILDLLFPKFPDTEVRKYAEPIFKALDLPLDILDRCSYELSGGQKVRATLALVLTSKPDVLILDEPFGDLDPITLRIVSNSLKRINKEFNTTILMVSHHVDFIREVTTRAIMIEDGKLVGDGDPQKLCDEFIKTCKADYLAE, encoded by the coding sequence ATGATAAAGGTTGAAAACTTATCCAAGACATATAAAATAGAAAATGGTGGAGAAATCAAAGCATTAAATGATATAAATCTCAATGTTGAGGAAGGTGAGATTGTCGGGATAATTGGAATGAGTGGATCTGGAAAAACTAGTTTACTGCGAATTCTCAGGGGCGTAGAACCATTTGACAGTGGTAAAATAACACTTGATGGTATAGAAGTTTCTCCAGATTCAAGCCCTTACTATTTTGCAAAACTTAAAAAAGCAACTGCAATTCATCTTCAAAGGTCATTTGGTTTATGGGGAGAAACAGCCCTTCAAAATGTCGTAAGGAAATTGGCTGGAGCTAAATATGGTGATGAGTCTTTACAGGATGTGGATGATGCTGTGGCTGAATTTGGAGATCAGGCAAAGGAAATTCTTGAGATTGTAGGTTTAGGTCATAAGATAAATCATTTTGCCCCTGTTTTAAGCGGCGGTGAAAAACAAAGACTTATAATGGCAAGACAGCTTGCAAAAAAGCCAAAAGTTTTATTGCTCGATGAACCTGCTACCATGTCCTGTCCAAGGACCAAACAAGAAATTTTAGACGCTATAAAAAATATAAATAAAGAGTTAGGTGTTACAATAGTTCTTGTATCTCACCTTCCAGAGGTTCACAGATACCTCTCAGATAGACTAGTTTTAATGGAAAACGGGGAAATCATTGATGAAGGTTCTACTGAGGAAATAATTACCAAATTTATGGAGCCAATGGAACCTGCCGAACCATTAGCAGGCCCTGAGAATATAGGTGACTCCATAATAAAAGTAAATGATTTAGACAAGAGATTTTTCCTTTTAAAAGGTGGAAATACTCTTCAAATTAAAGATGTAAACTTTGATATTAAAAAAGGTGAAATTGTATCTTTAATAGGACCAAGTGGAGCTGGGAAAACAGTTTTGCTTCGAATGATAGCGGGGCTTGATGCTCCAGATTCTGGATCTATTCTCTTTAAATTGGACGATAACTGGGTAGATATGCAGGATCTAGGATTGGAAAGAATGAATGTAAGGCGGAAATTAGGATTTATGCACCAGGAATTTGCCCTTACTCATTATGCAACCATCAAGGATCAAATTGCGGCACGTCTTGGAGTTAAAGATGAACATGTTATATCAAAGGCACGTAAAACAGCTGAAGAGCTTGGTATCAGTGATAAAATCCTTGATGTTCTTTATCAGCTCACAGATCTTCCAGAACATGAAGCCAAAGCAAGACTGGAAAAAATTGAGCTTAAACCTGATATTTTAGACCTTCTGTTTCCAAAATTCCCGGATACTGAAGTTAGAAAATATGCCGAGCCTATTTTTAAAGCGCTTGATTTACCTCTTGATATTTTGGACAGGTGTTCCTATGAACTATCTGGGGGCCAAAAGGTTAGAGCTACTTTAGCTTTAGTGTTAACATCTAAACCTGATGTTTTAATCCTGGATGAACCCTTCGGAGATCTCGATCCTATTACACTGCGAATAGTATCTAATTCTCTTAAACGGATAAACAAGGAATTTAACACAACTATTTTGATGGTAAGCCACCATGTGGACTTTATCAGGGAAGTTACAACAAGAGCGATAATGATTGAAGATGGAAAACTTGTTGGTGATGGTGATCCTCAAAAATTATGTGATGAATTCATTAAAACATGCAAAGCTGATTATTTGGCGGAATAA
- a CDS encoding flavin reductase family protein, producing the protein MSFEEIGTENAYKVLAPRPTIIVTTINKKGEVNAAPFSFTMPVSMDPPLIAFASVASHHTYKNIVEVDEFVVNIPNEDILNKLWITGEKFPYGVNEIEKAGLTSKPSRKVSPPGIEECVACIECKVHWIKNAGDHNIIVGEVLNVSAKENSLKEGNFDVEKIKPVLHVGGVNFVVGDHLKRVE; encoded by the coding sequence ATGAGCTTTGAAGAAATAGGCACGGAAAATGCATATAAAGTATTAGCACCTCGTCCTACAATTATTGTAACAACCATAAATAAGAAAGGTGAAGTAAATGCTGCTCCGTTTTCTTTTACGATGCCAGTTTCAATGGATCCTCCACTAATTGCTTTTGCATCAGTTGCAAGCCATCATACCTATAAAAATATAGTGGAAGTTGATGAGTTTGTGGTAAATATTCCAAATGAAGATATTTTAAATAAATTGTGGATAACTGGTGAAAAGTTCCCATACGGTGTAAATGAAATAGAAAAGGCAGGTCTTACTTCAAAACCTTCTAGAAAAGTTTCACCACCTGGAATCGAGGAGTGTGTCGCATGCATTGAGTGTAAAGTGCACTGGATTAAAAATGCGGGAGATCATAATATTATCGTGGGAGAAGTCTTAAATGTCAGTGCTAAGGAAAATTCCTTAAAAGAGGGTAATTTTGACGTTGAAAAGATAAAACCAGTTTTACATGTTGGTGGAGTGAATTTTGTAGTTGGAGATCACCTCAAGAGAGTTGAATAG
- a CDS encoding universal stress protein: protein MFKTILVPTDGSEYAGRAEDIAISMANKYNARIVGVYVIDEKLIYPYDVLEDEGKTILKKLSEKAKKEDVVVDEILVFGDPRKDIPTITRRMEADIVVIGTHGKKGLEKLILGSVAESILKSVEAPVMLVK, encoded by the coding sequence ATGTTTAAAACGATATTGGTTCCAACAGACGGTTCTGAATATGCAGGAAGGGCTGAAGATATAGCAATTTCCATGGCAAATAAGTACAATGCAAGAATAGTTGGGGTCTATGTAATTGATGAAAAGCTTATTTATCCCTATGATGTTCTTGAAGATGAAGGTAAGACAATATTAAAAAAATTAAGCGAAAAAGCTAAAAAAGAAGACGTAGTTGTTGATGAAATCCTCGTATTTGGAGATCCGCGTAAGGATATACCTACTATAACCCGAAGGATGGAAGCAGACATTGTTGTTATTGGAACCCATGGAAAAAAGGGTTTAGAAAAGCTAATACTGGGCAGCGTAGCTGAAAGTATTTTAAAATCTGTAGAAGCGCCTGTAATGCTTGTTAAATAA
- a CDS encoding pyrimidine dimer DNA glycosylase/endonuclease V produces MRLWSLHPEYLDVKGLVALWREGIMARNVLNGKTEGYRNHPQLERFKKQYDPVLAIDTYLLHVYNESKRRNYNFKRDRIGIKFVDSKIEVTDGQMLYEFKHLKRKLKIRDPERYDVLMNLDFPRSNPVFKVVTGDIESWERPY; encoded by the coding sequence ATGAGACTATGGAGTTTGCATCCTGAATACCTCGATGTCAAGGGCCTTGTCGCACTTTGGAGAGAAGGAATAATGGCCCGTAATGTCCTTAATGGAAAGACTGAAGGTTATAGAAACCATCCTCAACTTGAGAGGTTTAAAAAACAGTATGATCCGGTACTTGCCATTGATACTTACTTATTACATGTTTATAATGAATCTAAAAGAAGAAATTATAATTTTAAGAGGGATAGAATTGGAATTAAATTTGTAGATTCTAAAATTGAAGTAACTGATGGGCAAATGCTTTATGAGTTTAAACATTTAAAAAGAAAACTCAAGATAAGGGATCCTGAAAGATATGATGTATTGATGAATTTAGATTTTCCCAGATCAAATCCGGTTTTTAAAGTAGTAACAGGAGATATAGAATCGTGGGAAAGACCATATTGA
- a CDS encoding rubredoxin: protein MRYRCKVCGYIYDPEVGEPRTGTPPGTAFDDLPELWRCPKCGAGKIRFMMIR, encoded by the coding sequence ATGAGATATAGATGTAAAGTCTGTGGGTATATTTATGATCCGGAAGTAGGTGAACCTAGAACAGGAACACCTCCAGGTACAGCATTCGATGATTTACCTGAGCTGTGGCGCTGTCCAAAATGTGGGGCAGGTAAAATTCGTTTTATGATGATAAGGTAA
- a CDS encoding rubredoxin, producing MASRYKCNVCGYIYDPEKGETKTKTDPGTAFDDLPDLWRCPSCGAGKIRFVEIK from the coding sequence ATGGCAAGCAGATATAAATGTAATGTATGCGGTTATATATACGACCCTGAAAAGGGTGAAACTAAAACAAAAACAGATCCTGGTACAGCATTTGATGATCTACCGGATTTATGGCGCTGTCCTAGCTGTGGGGCAGGTAAAATTAGATTTGTTGAAATTAAGTAA
- the rd gene encoding rubredoxin: MKKYMCTACGYIYDPEEGDSISGIDAGTPFEDLPDDWLCPMCGVGKDQFEPVD, encoded by the coding sequence ATGAAAAAATACATGTGTACCGCTTGTGGTTACATATACGACCCCGAAGAAGGCGATTCCATATCTGGAATAGACGCAGGTACTCCTTTTGAAGATTTACCTGATGACTGGCTTTGCCCAATGTGTGGAGTCGGAAAAGATCAGTTTGAACCTGTTGATTAA
- a CDS encoding FprA family A-type flavoprotein, translated as MTSRVLKPGIYAVGAIDWDRRIFDEIISLPKGTTYNSYLIQGSEKTALLDTVDPTKIGELVSNLQELNVNIDYIISHHAEQDHSGSIPGILEIYPDADIITNPKCKEMLKDLLLIPDEKFITIEDGETLSLGDKTLKFIYTPWVHWPETMSTYLEEDKILFSCDFFGSHLAESNPFVTDEALTYLAAKRYYAEIMMPFRMFIQKNMEKLKDIPVEIVAPSHGPVYKKPELIFEAYKKWISDETKNEVVIPYVSMHGSTKEIVYYLIDILVKNGITVKPFNLTTSDIGELATSLVDASTLIIATPTVLTGPHPSAVYAAYLANALRPKLKFVSIIGSYGWGGRTVELLKGALTNIRAEVIDPVIVKGFPKEEDFKKIDALAEEIIKKHKEKGLL; from the coding sequence ATGACATCCCGAGTACTTAAACCTGGAATATATGCAGTAGGTGCTATAGATTGGGACAGGAGAATATTTGATGAAATTATCTCTCTTCCAAAAGGTACAACATATAATTCCTATTTAATACAGGGAAGCGAAAAAACAGCATTATTAGACACAGTGGACCCAACTAAAATAGGGGAATTGGTAAGCAATCTCCAGGAACTTAATGTAAACATTGATTACATCATATCTCATCACGCAGAACAGGACCATTCCGGGTCAATACCCGGAATTCTTGAAATTTATCCAGATGCAGACATTATAACTAACCCAAAATGCAAAGAAATGCTTAAAGACCTACTTTTAATTCCCGATGAGAAGTTCATAACTATTGAAGATGGAGAGACACTTTCACTTGGAGATAAAACCCTTAAATTTATTTATACTCCGTGGGTGCACTGGCCTGAAACTATGTCTACATATCTTGAGGAAGATAAAATCTTATTTTCATGTGATTTCTTTGGTTCACATCTTGCAGAAAGCAATCCTTTTGTAACTGATGAAGCTTTAACTTACCTGGCTGCAAAGAGATATTATGCAGAGATAATGATGCCATTTCGGATGTTTATCCAGAAGAACATGGAAAAACTTAAGGATATTCCTGTTGAAATAGTGGCACCAAGCCATGGTCCAGTTTATAAAAAGCCGGAACTTATTTTTGAAGCTTATAAAAAATGGATATCTGATGAAACTAAAAATGAGGTAGTTATCCCTTATGTATCCATGCACGGCAGCACCAAGGAAATAGTGTATTATCTAATAGATATCCTGGTTAAAAATGGCATAACTGTTAAACCTTTTAATTTAACAACTTCTGATATTGGTGAATTAGCTACATCTCTTGTAGATGCATCAACTCTCATAATTGCCACTCCAACTGTTTTAACAGGCCCACATCCAAGTGCAGTTTATGCTGCATATCTTGCAAATGCACTGCGGCCTAAGTTAAAATTTGTATCTATAATAGGCTCCTATGGATGGGGTGGAAGAACAGTTGAACTACTTAAAGGAGCTTTAACTAATATAAGGGCCGAAGTTATTGATCCAGTCATTGTCAAGGGATTTCCAAAGGAAGAGGACTTCAAAAAAATAGATGCACTTGCAGAAGAAATTATTAAAAAACATAAAGAGAAGGGTTTATTATAA
- a CDS encoding ferritin, with the protein MIKENVLNALNYQLNAELYSAYLYLSMEAYFESVELAGFGNWMRVQAQEEMTHAMKFYDYIVQRGERVILSSIEEPPSQWESPKAAFEHVYKHEQKVTGLINALVDLAMSESDHATNNFLQWFVAEQVEEEESANAVLQKVKLTGESASSLFMLDSELGQRVFTPPATTKG; encoded by the coding sequence ATGATTAAAGAAAATGTTTTAAATGCTTTAAACTATCAATTGAATGCTGAACTTTACTCGGCATATCTTTATTTATCAATGGAAGCATATTTTGAATCGGTTGAACTGGCTGGTTTTGGAAACTGGATGAGGGTTCAGGCACAGGAAGAAATGACCCATGCAATGAAATTTTATGATTACATTGTACAGAGGGGAGAAAGGGTGATATTATCTTCTATAGAAGAACCTCCATCACAGTGGGAATCTCCTAAAGCAGCATTTGAACATGTTTACAAACATGAACAGAAGGTTACAGGTTTGATAAATGCGTTGGTAGATTTAGCAATGTCTGAAAGTGATCATGCGACAAATAACTTCCTGCAGTGGTTTGTGGCAGAACAGGTTGAAGAAGAAGAATCAGCCAATGCGGTACTTCAAAAAGTTAAACTCACAGGTGAGTCTGCAAGCAGTTTATTCATGCTTGACAGTGAACTTGGACAGAGGGTATTCACGCCTCCTGCAACAACTAAAGGGTAG
- a CDS encoding peroxiredoxin gives MGHKVKIYEVRKTKKTDEAGGMPLIGDPFPKIKNVKTTQGIIKLPKEYKGKWFVLFSHPADFTPVCTTEFLEFQRHYIDFKLLNCELIGLSVDQVTSHLKWIEWIKENFNIRIEFPVIADNGEIASKLGLIHPAKGTNTVRAVIIVDPEGIIRAMIYYPQELGRNLSEIVRAVEGLRIADDEKVAIPADWPLNRRFGSNVIIPPPQSQEEIIERKQNVEAGEYACIDWWLCHKPWFKKYKTSEWKEL, from the coding sequence ATGGGACATAAAGTAAAAATATATGAGGTACGGAAAACCAAAAAAACCGACGAAGCTGGAGGAATGCCACTTATCGGTGATCCATTTCCAAAAATTAAGAATGTTAAAACAACCCAAGGAATAATAAAGCTTCCAAAAGAGTATAAAGGTAAATGGTTTGTCCTTTTCAGCCATCCTGCTGACTTTACACCTGTTTGTACCACCGAATTTTTAGAATTTCAAAGGCATTATATCGATTTTAAATTACTGAACTGTGAACTAATTGGGCTCAGTGTTGATCAGGTTACTTCGCACCTTAAATGGATAGAATGGATCAAAGAAAATTTCAATATCAGAATTGAATTTCCAGTAATTGCTGACAACGGCGAAATTGCAAGTAAACTTGGTTTAATTCATCCTGCAAAGGGAACAAATACAGTAAGGGCTGTTATAATAGTTGATCCAGAGGGAATAATACGGGCAATGATTTATTATCCTCAAGAGCTTGGAAGAAATCTCAGCGAGATAGTGCGGGCAGTAGAAGGACTTAGAATTGCCGACGATGAGAAAGTAGCAATTCCTGCTGACTGGCCACTAAACAGAAGATTTGGAAGCAATGTGATAATTCCACCACCACAAAGTCAAGAAGAAATTATCGAAAGAAAACAGAATGTAGAAGCTGGAGAATATGCATGTATTGACTGGTGGCTGTGCCACAAACCATGGTTTAAAAAATATAAGACTTCAGAATGGAAAGAGTTATAA
- a CDS encoding superoxide dismutase, producing the protein MAKGFYELPELDYGYKDLEPHISEQQLKIHHQKHHQAYVDAANAIFKLYDESREKGEDFDVKAKAKELAFNAGGHQLHTLFWKNMGPADKNGGEPTGTIAEYIKKDFGSFERFKKEFSQAAITTEGSGWAVVTLCKSTDRLIILQLEKHSVNTAPRWPPLMVLDVWEHAYYLDYKNVRPDFVAAFWNIVNWDEVNTRVDAWLKG; encoded by the coding sequence ATGGCAAAAGGATTTTATGAATTGCCTGAATTGGATTATGGATATAAAGATTTAGAACCACATATTTCTGAACAACAGCTTAAAATACACCATCAAAAACATCATCAAGCTTATGTAGATGCTGCAAATGCTATTTTTAAATTGTATGATGAATCACGAGAAAAAGGAGAAGATTTTGATGTTAAAGCTAAAGCAAAGGAACTTGCATTCAATGCAGGTGGACACCAGCTTCATACGTTATTCTGGAAGAATATGGGGCCTGCTGATAAAAATGGCGGTGAACCAACTGGCACAATAGCGGAATACATAAAAAAAGATTTTGGTAGTTTTGAAAGGTTCAAAAAAGAGTTTTCACAGGCAGCTATAACTACAGAAGGTTCTGGATGGGCAGTTGTTACCCTGTGTAAAAGTACAGATAGGCTGATTATATTACAGCTTGAAAAACACAGTGTAAACACTGCTCCAAGGTGGCCTCCACTCATGGTACTGGATGTATGGGAACATGCTTACTACCTGGACTACAAAAATGTGCGGCCGGACTTTGTGGCAGCGTTCTGGAACATAGTAAACTGGGATGAAGTCAATACTAGAGTTGATGCCTGGTTAAAAGGTTAA